aaaaaatttcaaaatttttacctttctccaacggtcatgaacagtgattttcatctataaatacaactcatacTTTACCCATTTacttcatccaaaacatttcatcttctgtcaaatattttcaaatcactCCATCCCGGTTTTTCATTGCAAAAAAGATGATTCGCATATTTTTGGTCTTATgtgcaatttttatttttacttctaTGTATGGTCTTTTTATTGGAGAATTTGCTCCTCGAGAATTTGCGCTTAATGTCGGTTTAATTTTCTATGCGttgcttctccttgtaattgcgtgtattatcaatataaatggttcgttttaaaattacgaaattctaataaaatattttattttgtgttttagaaatacaaatggcaaacatcgagaaactccagttcccggcccTAAAAATAACTAGCGAAAATTACGTCGGGTGAATCAAAAACGTGAAACCATTTCTGGTGAtgaaaaagataaccgaaacaattgtaatcggtaacaaatcaccacccgagcatatatccgaagcgataatcttcctgaagaagcatttagatgaaaATCTAACGCACGACTATGCAAACGTCGAGGACCCAGCTGAACTGTGGCaaactttaaaagaaaggtTCGATAACCAGAGACAAATCAACCTCCCTCACGCTTTAGAAGAGTGAAAAAAACTGAGgttccaaaattttcaaaaggttGAGGATTACAATTTCGCTGTCGTGAGGATAGTTGCACTTCTGAAGTATTGTGGTAATCATGTCTCTGAGGcagaaatgatgaataaaacatataacactttccacaaacagcttcacttcttgcccgaaatttacagaaaatgcgggtacacgaaattttctgaattgatggttgcgctcatgttggctgaaaagaacaatgagctcttaatcaaaaaccacaattcccgacctacgggagccaaagcattccctgaagtgaatgctacggcggtagaaaATTCAGAAAGAAGGAACCAGTCCAATCGAGGTTATGGTCGCCGTTTCAATAATAAACGTGAAAAAACTTACAATCCCAAATGGAAGGGATCTAACAAGTGGGTTAGATCCGAACAAGTTTCTAAGGGTAAAGAAACTCAAGAGGATACCACCCAGAAGCGTGGGACAgtgtgttacagatgtggatgtaaaggacattggtcccgtacctgtcgtactcctctacatctctgtaagttatatcaagagtccaaGAAAAGCAAAGCTAAAGAAGTGAACCTCACTGAAAACTTTGAAGGGACTAACTTTGGTAATCTCGGGGACGTGAGTGTTGTACAATCTAAGCTCCCGAAGAAGCTCAAGAAGAGAAAGCCGATCACAAGAGAAGATGGCTCTACAGAGTACGTTTTGCTTGCATATATATTTCTCGAGAATGTGATACTCGTATGTGATAATCGGATGGTAAGCCTAATGATTATCTTTTGTTGGTCATTGGCAGGTATGAAGAGTACATTGACTATCTATATCCAGAAGAATCACAGACAACGAACCTCAAGATTCTTGAAGCTGCTTACAAATGGAAGAAGCAGAAGCTTGCTACTTCTGAGGAGGAGTACGATTAACTAGAATTATAACAAATCTGTGAGTTTGTGTTTTGTATGCTTTCTTAGTTCTCTGTACATCGCCACTCATCCTTTATGATTTAGCAATAATCTTGTTATTGTGtgttagcaaaaaaaacaaacccaTTCTGTTACtgttttcgttctttttttgtataaaacctTTGGgttgcgtttttccggtttagAAAATATGGGACACAATCTTTTGTTATGATCACGGAAATTGCTTTTGTTATGATCACGGGAATTGCAACAGTATAAAGAAAAGTTCGGTGGAGGACAAggctctgattattattaatacACATGCTAGCTAGTTAAGGAATGCACAAGCAGCAGTTAAAATCAGGTAATAGGAAATTTATACACCTACccttaaaaaacatttttacaaaatttgttttactAATGATGGTTGAAATAATAGTAGACCTAAAAAGAACAAATACATTTCTATATTTGTCAAACTCATTATTAACGCTCAAGTCTCGCAAAACAAAATTAGTGTAACTTGGAGGTCAAgccattatatatgtataccaCGTGGGAGGGTAACATCCCTAAGCTGGATGAGTGGATACTGAGCCAAATACGTCCCTTGGCCCAAAACATCGACGAGAGATCATTATAACTGggtattttcgtaattatagcGAAACTTGAATGGCATTTGAGAAAACAAGTAGTGCCAAATTTCGAATTCCCTCTCTCGCAAGACAAAAAGAAACACcttctaattttgtaattatgtttttttatttataacttttttttaaaaaaaagtatgcCACTGATACTATCAACCTCTCGTTTGATCTGTGACTCCCATCCCATTTAACTATTTTATCTTCGAATAGTCAGATCGTTGTTTCAATTTCAGTTTTCTCTGCCGGAAGGACGGAGAAACAATATTAGATCCTCCGGTCAAAAATAGTCTTCAACTTCAGGtacttcttttttgtttaattgtgGTATGGAATCAAACGGTGGAATGTGGAGCCATGTTtattatcccctatatattattcgagaagcattgcaacatttttttgtagccacgtgtcatctctataatgattcttagaatccttagaaaaatagattgtttcatctaaatatataataagttttttattaaaccacaataaatacattattaatgtgcttcattatttccttaaataagattacggaattgcctaatgtaactaaagtatatatggtaattaatgattttgaataataaagatttgataaaaataagtgtgtattataattatatttgtttaattttaagctattaaaagaaattaaataatcataataaccatataataaaaattaaaaaaattatttatatattatattttgaatttttaaaaacgagtataaattactaaaactgttaaaagtttcacattcaaattttgtgatctatgatttaaaacttttgttatgacatgatacaaataataaaaaaataatataagttgaaagtctcatttaataagtctcaaaaataaaaaatatataaatatatgtatcattttaaattaaactatatgccatataaaaatacataaagattttaattttgaaatttactttgaacagttttttgataaaaaaatttgaaaaaatattgacaacttaattttttaaatattataaattacttaaaccattaatctcacatttaaatttttgttatcactaatttagtttttttttgctataacagatacacatgataaaaaaatatgagcaaaaagcatcatctaataaatattaatattaaaatataccatatatatatgttactatcatttaaatttaattatatattatatcaaataGAAGAAAcattttttcgatttataaaatttatttatatgttcgcaccaatttaattatataaatagtagataatgactttttaattattcaatatatatttattatttcataatatgtcataaacatataaaataatttatatatataatgtttgcGCAGGTCTTAGCATAGTTGTTTTTTAATCCCACACCTTCCCTACGGGGCCTGCTTTCATTTTCGTGACAACCATGACGTTCGTTTCGTTTTCACCCtcttaaacacacacaaaaattcCGATATTAAAAAAAGtccattgttctaccatttatttatttatgttataaaaagaactggaattttattgtatcgcgagaatttaaataaaggcaaaatttatacccgtagaaataATAACACTGATAGAGAGTATTTATTAGAAGTGAGAAGAGAAGTTGAGGTGTGTCTTATAAACGATCGaatcgatcgtttatatagaaattaaaaagtaggatttactgtgcaaataatgcagcgggccccacatctttttattttcaacAATTGCGGTGGCTgctttcgtaacactcccccttggggaccggtgtcactatccattctcgcttaacgtctttgttgcctcgttaaaaacctttcttgTAAAatccaatgggaaaaaccatagtaaggtaaaaagagtacaaccacgtaagctccccctcgaataagCGATCATaaatccttctgatgacgcattccaatgttatggatgtgttttctgaataccgaggtagggagtgattttgtgaagaggtcagctacattgtcgcatgatcgaacatattttACTTCGATCTttttattcttctcgagctcttgtgtGTATGAGAAGAAATTCagaggtatatgtttggttctatcccttttgatatatccttccttcgtttgagcaacacatgccgcgttatcttcatatagaatagttggctccgtattttcgtcaatcccactgcttgaacagatgtgtcggcttattgatcttagccatacacattctctacttgcttcatggagtgcaatgatctcagcgtgatttgaagaagtagcaacaagtgtctgcttctgagaacgccaagatatggcagtgcctccaattgtaaaaacatatcctgtctgggatcgagctttgtgtggatctgacaaataacctgcatctgcaaaaccaatcatttgaccttttgaacttttaggataaaacaagcttaaatcaatggtcccttggaggtaacgaaaaacatgtttaatcacattccaatgtcttcgagttggagatgagctgaatcttgccaaaatattcacagcaaatgatacatcaggccgtgtacaatttgcaaggtacatcagcgctccaattgcatttagatatggtacttccggaccaagtatctcttctttctcctcaggtggtcgaaatggatcattttcaacattaagtgatctaacgaccatcggggtgctaagaggagtttctttatccatgttaaagcgtttcaatactcgtttggtatatgtagactggtgtacaaatatacccttttgataatgctcaatttgtaatcgtagacaatattttgtctgcccgagatctttcatctcaaattctcctttcagatagtttgatgccttttggatttcgttttgagttccaataatattaaaatcatcaacgtacaccgcgattatcacaaatccggatgttgttttctttatgaaaacacaagggcatataggatcattcgtgtatccttcttttgttaagtgtttgctgagacgattataccacatttgtccagattgttttaacccatataatgatctttgcaattttattgcatataaatctttaggtttggaatttaatgtttctggcattttaaatcaatatgGGATTCTCATGTAGATATCaatatctaatgatccatataaatatgccgtaacgacatccatgagacgcatttctaaattttcattggccgctaggctcatcaggaatttaaatgtgattgcgtccataacaggagaataaatttcctcataatcaattcctggcctttgagagaaaccttgggctacgagacgagctttgtatcttgtaatctcgtttttctcatttcttttttggacaaacacccatttgtatccaacaggttttacatctttgggtgtaagcacaataggtccgaatacatttcgtttgttaagtGAATCTAGTTCGACTTGAATcgcatctttccattttatccagtcatgtctcttttgacagtCATATACAAACTTTGattctggatcttcgttttcttcgttaatttcctttgctaaaaggtatgagaaaacgtcatcaatatcatccatctcatttcgtttccatatctttccattatggatgtaattgatagaaatctcgtgatttccttcagattcaTGATGTTCTATATTGTCGTTAGATTCACAATTcgcttcttccaaaatattttccgctattttgggagtatcatgcttttcacattccttacgttttctaggaagtttatcctttgaaccaataggtctaccgcgctttaaacgtgttcctgattcacgtgtCTCAACTGCCGTTCTACCGTTTTGTGGTATTCCAATACAagcaggagtatttgcagcgggtatatgtgattaagttatcattttggtatcagcaaatgcatcaggtagctgatttgctatattttgtaaatgcatgatacgtcgaacttctagttctgactgtttcataggaggatcaaggtgtaataacgatggtacactccatttgattttttttcctatttgcttattgtctccccctagagttgggaattctttctcgttgaaatgacaatcggaaaatcgtgccgtaaacatGTCACCAGTTTGCGGTTCTAGGTATCGTATAATTGATGGAGagtcacaaccaacatatatcccTAACCTCCTTTggggtcccatctttgtacgttgggGAGGTACAATTGGCACATATACAACACAACCAAAAATTCTTAAATGAGAAATATTTGGTTCTCGTCCAAATGCTAACTGTATTGGGGAGTATTTGTGATATGCACTTGGTCTCACCCGAAtcagtgcttctgcatgcaaaatagcatgtccccacaCGGAAGTTGGGAGTTTAGAtttcatgatcaatggtctcgCAATCAGTTGCAaacgtttaattaatgattcagccaaaccattttgtgtatgaacatgagcaacaggGTGTTCAACATCAATTCCAgttaccatacaataatcattgaatGCTTGAGAGGtaaattcaccagcgttgtctagtctaactctctTTATCGGATAATCAGGAAACTGAGCtcttagtttgattatctgagataaaaatctcgcaaatgccaaaTTTCGAGAGGACAATAGACAAAtatgtgaccatctactcgacGCGTCGATCATTaccataaaataatagaatggtccacaaggtggaTGTATAGGTCCACAAATATCGCCTTGAATTCGTTCAAGAAACTTTGGTAACTCTTTCTctattttggttggcgatggtcTTATAATCAACTTTCCAAGAGAACACGcaatacatgtcattttattcccttaataaacttcttggggtttcagtgaatgaccatgtgagttctcgatgatttttcgcatcattgtagtgcctggatgaccAAGACGATCATGCCATAGTGTAAAATCATCAGAATTTTCCTTAATCACCAAATGTGATTCAAGGGCACTTATATATGTATGATGCAGACCAGAAGAGAGTTTTGGTAATTTTTCCAATACCTTTTGTTTTCCCGATTTCTCAAGAGTAATATACATatacttctttccatcctcagttgcagactgagtatcaaatccttgaagatatatgtctttaaaactcaacaaattccttttagaattTGGAGAAAATAGTGCATTATTTATCGAAAATTTTGTCCCATTAGGTAATGTTAAATGGACTTTACCAATCCCTTCAATCAAGTCTGCAGGACCCGATATTGTGTTAACAGTGATATTTGTCGGTTTTagttcagaaaaatattttctatgtttcagaatagtgtgcgttgttccactatctggtatacaAATATCTTTAGTATTGATCTTGGTTGATGTTCCATTTGTAATGTCCATTTctgagaaaaacataagataatattattcataaaatattatacatcattaagaaacattaaacacacaataattatacataagaAGGTgaaaaacacacaataattatacattaatctTCCACAAACAACAATTATTTATGGTATAATTGTGGAATTTCAAGAGTCACATGATGGGCACTTAAGCTTCCGTGATAGCGGTCTCTTCGAAATCATTCACAAAGTCAGACGCATCGAGGTGCGTTGTACCCTGAGAGTGTTATGCAAAGtttacttctttttctttcccttTGACGGACTCCTTGTATAGAGCGCAAAGGTGTGCAGGGGTACGACATAAACGAGACCAGTGTCCCTTAGTACCGCATCTGAAACAAGCTTCTTCTCGCTTCTGGGAGGTATTTCCTTGGTGTTCTTTTCCCTTAGGGGTTTGTTCAGAGCGGACCCACTGGAATGACTTCCTATCTTTTGGATTGTACTTTCGTCATCGTCCACGGTAGTTTTGACGACCGCGAGCCCGAAAGGTATTATTTTCCTTTAGTGGTTTCTTCGCATCTAATGCGTTTGCTTCAGGAAACGGTTTAGAACCAGTTGGACGGGTCATGTGATTCTTGATCAGAAGCTCATTGTTCTTTTCTGCTATGAGAAGAGCTACAATCAATTCTGAAAATTTGTTATATCCCCGCAACCTGTACTGTTGTTGCAGGGTGATGTGGCTCTTGTGGAATGTGGTGTATGTCTTCTCAAGCATTTGAGATTCGGTGATCGTTTCACCACAGTATCTCAATTTAGCCACAATTCCTAACACAGCAGAATTGTAATTCATCACTTTGTCGAAATCTTGAAATCTCAGACTCTGCCATTCATCCCGAGCAAGTGGAAGTGTTATGTCTTTCTGATGATCAAAACGATCTTTCAGAGACTTCCATAGCTCTTTAGGGTCTCTCATGTTGGCATAGTCATAAATAATACTTTCATCAAGGTGTCTTCTAAGGAAGATCACCGATTTAGCCTTTTCTTGAGGAGTTGAAGTATTATTCTCTTTAACGGTCTGGGATAGACCAAGAGATTCAAGATGAAGTTCAACATTTGTAACCCATGAAATGTAGTTGGTACCAGTGATGTCTAAAACTGGAAATTGGAGCTTCTCTACGTTTtccatttgtatttcaaattgaagaacgatcgtgctgataacgtgatataaaaagaactggaattttattgtatcgcgagaatttaaataagggcaaaatgtATATCCGTAGAAATAATAACACTGATAGAGAGTATTTATTAGAAGTGAGAAGAGAAGTTGAGGTGTGTCTTATAAACGATCGaatcgatcgtttatatagaagttaAAGAGTAGGATTTACTGTGTAAATAGTACAGCGGATCCCacatctttttattttcaacAATTGCGGTGGCTGCTTTcgtaataatttatttatttctctagTTTCTGATATTTAGGTCTGCGTTCTATTATTTACTTTGGAACCCTAATGAGTCGTGATGCACAAGTAAGCTGCAAAAAGGATGGATGTGTCCCATTTTTTCTTCCTGATCCCTTATGATAATTAATTGTGAGTTGAAAAGCCTGCTTGTGATAAAAAGGATTTGATGAATAGTACTAGTTTCAAATTATGTTCTATGTGCAATTGATTCTAGGATCATATgacgattctttttttttacttacatCCCATGACTTTTCTGTTTACTTGCTtctttgtgtttattttttttttatagttcttcttgtttttttttttcaatttcagtgcattttttttgttacgtCCATATTATTTTGCCACTTCATAATTGGAAATTGTTCGGGTGGTCGAGAGGACTAGATTCCAGTTTGTTCTCAATGAACTGATTCAAGGATCatgttgtatttttctttttctattttggaTTAACTTGCACGTCAAgttaaaagaagagaaaataacTAGGATtgcactaaaaaagtttttgtcacaaatatagtctttaagaataaaaatgaccaaaataacatttaatgttttatcaaaagagataaatatacacttataccgcaattgtaaattaatttagacattaagatttagagttaaggggtgaggtttatgatttagtatttagggtttagggtttagggtttagggtttagagtttagggtttagagttaaggggtggggtttaggatttagggtttagggtttaggatttagggtttagggtttaggattagggtttagggtttaggttttagggtttagagttgggaagtggggttttgggataagatttcaaattttgaaaaataaaaaaaaattaaatttttcaaaagataaaatgttattttggtcattttaatttttgaggactattttgtgacataaaattagaaatgtgctattttggaaattTGTGTTTAAAAGAAGGCTGCTATGTTTCGCATGTATTCTatgcaaataataaattaaatttgtttcTTTGTGTCTCTTCTCAGAGTTTCTTTTAACGTTTGATCCTTCTTTTTATCTGTGATTAAGCTCCTGAGCATTTTaaatcaaaagaagaaaaatggagGAGGCAAAAGAAGGTTAGTAAGAACTCTTCTTACAATGCTCATTAGTTTAAGATTATGATGAGGCAAATGTttccaaactctctctctctctatatatatatatatgttgctcTACATGTGCAgaagtggagaagaaggttaCTACACTCTTGAAGTAtatccaaaacaaaaacaagatccCAAATGTTGCCAAGAAGGAGCTTGTTGGGATCGTCAACGACCTTCACGAGCAGTGTCAGCTGCTTTACTCTTTATATCATCATGATTTGGAGAGTGGTGGAAGAAAAGGAAAACCGggtgctgctgctgctgcttcttCATCGAGGTCTAGTTCGGACTTGGATTACTTTTCTTCAGAGGAAACAGAGATCAGCACCGGTAATGTTAGTGAAACATTGAGCTCAGATTATGCGGCGATGCTCAGAAAGATACAAGAGACAGAGTCAACAAATGAAGATTTGAAGAGACAGGTGAGCAGTCTGAAACAGGAAATGGAACAGGCGGGTAATGTCATAGGCAAGAGAAACGAGGACAGGAACCATTTGATGACAAAAGGTGAAGTTGCATTGTTGCGTAACCAGAAGGATGAATTAGCATCGAAGCTGAAGAAGAAAACCGATGAAGCTTCGGAGATACATATGAAACTGAAGCGTTTGGAGGGAGAAAAAGAGAAGCGAGCTAAGGCCGAGCTGAAGAATGTTGAAGAAAAGGAAGCTTTGAGGAACAAAGTTCAGAAACTTGACCATCTTAGGGAAGAGAATCACAAGATGCATGCAAGAATTGCCGATCTTGATTCATTACAAAAAGAGAGACAGATGAAAAACATTGATGAAATTGAAGATAAGAGTAAGAAACAAGAAGATACCATACACCGGTAGGAAACAACAAAGATTGTTATATACTTTAAGGTAGCTTGAGTTAAAAGTGAAGTTTGTGTGTTACCATTGAGTTTTGATTGACTTGCAGGCTATCAATGGAGATCAAGGACCGAAAGAAACTTGTTAAAGAACAGAAAGACGTTATTGACAAGTTCTCAGAGGATCAGAAGCTAATGAAACGTTGGTCAATTGGTTCAAAGCTGAATACCAATCTTCTCGAGAGGAAAATGGAGGAATTATCTGAAGATTTCCAGATGAAAATGGAAGATCGCATCCGGATACTGTACAGGAGGATCCATGTAGCCGAACAAATACACTTGGAAAGCAAGAACAACTATATGAACACACAAACACAAGGAAACAGAGGAGATTACACTGTCTCTGAAACCCAATTCGAGAAAATCAAAGAAATGGTGGATAATGGGCTTGCTGGACCAGAGATGATAGTAAAAAAGCTTGAAGAAGGCGATGAATTAACGACCAAAGTCACAAGATTAGCTAAAGAGATTGATTCAGCTAGAAAGTGGGTGTATGAGAAGAACAGCAAGATGAAGCATGAGGTGGAAACTCTGGAAGCAAAGCTAGAGTGcagtgaagcacaagaaacTCTGCTAAAGGAGAAGCTATCGAAACTAGAGGGGAAGCTTGGAGAGGAAGGAACAGGGAAGATGAGTGTAGAAAAGGCTATGAGAAGAATCAAAAAGCTTGAGATTAATGTGAAGGAGAGAGATGTTGAGTTGATGTGCTtgggagaagagaagagagaagccATAAGGCAACTCTGTGTCTTGGTTGATTATCAACGTTGTCGATATGATGATCTCAAAACATCCATTTGTAAGGTTGCCCTTCAAGCAtaaacttctcttcttcttttttgggtCTTtacaattgtatatatattataactctAAAAAAACACTGTATATATTATGTTgaaagattaaatatttttcattgatgtaaataaatatttttgtaaacaaaCTTATTCCGACCTAATAAATCTTTTCATTTGTTATGTTTGACCTTCGT
This Brassica napus cultivar Da-Ae chromosome C6, Da-Ae, whole genome shotgun sequence DNA region includes the following protein-coding sequences:
- the LOC106403940 gene encoding COP1-interactive protein 1-like, which translates into the protein MEEAKEEVEKKVTTLLKYIQNKNKIPNVAKKELVGIVNDLHEQCQLLYSLYHHDLESGGRKGKPGAAAAASSSRSSSDLDYFSSEETEISTGNVSETLSSDYAAMLRKIQETESTNEDLKRQVSSLKQEMEQAGNVIGKRNEDRNHLMTKGEVALLRNQKDELASKLKKKTDEASEIHMKLKRLEGEKEKRAKAELKNVEEKEALRNKVQKLDHLREENHKMHARIADLDSLQKERQMKNIDEIEDKSKKQEDTIHRLSMEIKDRKKLVKEQKDVIDKFSEDQKLMKRWSIGSKLNTNLLERKMEELSEDFQMKMEDRIRILYRRIHVAEQIHLESKNNYMNTQTQGNRGDYTVSETQFEKIKEMVDNGLAGPEMIVKKLEEGDELTTKVTRLAKEIDSARKWVYEKNSKMKHEVETLEAKLECSEAQETLLKEKLSKLEGKLGEEGTGKMSVEKAMRRIKKLEINVKERDVELMCLGEEKREAIRQLCVLVDYQRCRYDDLKTSICKVALQA
- the LOC111198348 gene encoding crooked neck-like protein 1, coding for MMNKTYNTFHKQLHFLPEIYRKCGYTKFSELMVALMLAEKNNELLIKNHNSRPTGAKAFPEVNATAVENSERRNQSNRGYGRRFNNKREKTYNPKWKGSNKWVRSEQVSKGKETQEDTTQKRGTVCYRCGCKGHWSRTCRTPLHLCKLYQESKKSKAKEVNLTENFEGTNFGNLGDVSVVQSKLPKKLKKRKPITREDGSTEYEEYIDYLYPEESQTTNLKILEAAYKWKKQKLATSEEEYD
- the LOC106403941 gene encoding uncharacterized protein LOC106403941; protein product: MENVEKLQFPVLDITGTNYISWVTNVELHLESLGLSQTVKENNTSTPQEKAKSVIFLRRHLDESIIYDYANMRDPKELWKSLKDRFDHQKDITLPLARDEWQSLRFQDFDKVMNYNSAVLGIVAKLRYCGETITESQMLEKTYTTFHKSHITLQQQYRLRGYNKFSELIVALLIAEKNNELLIKNHMTRPTGSKPFPEANALDAKKPLKENNTFRARGRQNYRGR